The proteins below come from a single Tachypleus tridentatus isolate NWPU-2018 chromosome 13, ASM421037v1, whole genome shotgun sequence genomic window:
- the LOC143235993 gene encoding uncharacterized protein LOC143235993 produces MKENFVDYTNDDKEHLEEFQKIIEVKDKLIKKQFIRIEALEYENAILSREKDALVSEINKLKFQLEMSQLKRHKDEREETSQQYPPLEATTPNKIAGFPQQQSSISVDLQHKKPCFDTRGRKNTDSQLCRFVLNYIQTELRD; encoded by the exons atgaaagaaaactttgtaGACTACACTAACGACGATAAAGAACATTTAGAAGAATTTCAGAAAATTATTGAAGTAAAAGATAAactcataaaaaaacaatttattcgaATTGAAGCATTAGAATATGAGAATGCTATTTTGAGTCGAGAGAAAGATGCTTTGGTTTCTGAGATAAATAAGCTTAAGTTTCAATTAGAGATGAGCCAATTGAAACGACACAAGGATGAAAG GGAAGAAACCAGCCAGCAGTATCCGCCGCTTGAAGCAACTACTCCTAACAAAATTGCGGGGTTCCCCCAGCAGCAgagcagtatatctgtggacttgcAACACAAGAAAccttgtttcgatacccgtggtaggaagaacacagatagccagttgtgtaggtttgtgctcaaTTACATACAAACCGAACTGCGAGATTGA